The Marasmius oreades isolate 03SP1 chromosome 2, whole genome shotgun sequence genomic sequence GAGGCGGTTTTCATCCCTGCGGGAGTGGCACATCAGGTGGGTTCCCTTTTCCTGGGTTCTTGAAGTTGAACCTCTCTCTCAATCATTCCTGTTTTGTAGGTCTGCAACCTATCTGATTGCATTAAAGTGGCAATTGATTTTGTCAGCCCGGAAAACGTAGAGAGGTGTGAGCAATTGACGAAAGAATTTAGAGAGCAGAACCACAGCAAAGCTTGGAAGGAGGATGTGCTACAGTTGAGGAGTATGATGTGGTTTGCATGGTTGTCGTGCTGTAGGCAAGAGGACAAGttgaggaagatggaggaAGGTCCCACTCAGGCTCCTAGTGTTCTGACGGAGTATCAACCCTCGGCCCTATGTGATTCTTCAACTCGACGTTCTCAGTTTCTTGCATGATATAAGTTCCCGGAGATGGTTGTATTATTTTGATTTGTATTATATCAGGACTTTCAACCAACGTTCTTCTAACGCCGATGCAGTCGATATATTATTTACTAGGGTCTCTTCCAGGGCGAGTAATGCAACATGTACAGTGAACAACTGCTCGAGACTACGCGTCGCACATCAACAAGTTAAGCTACCTGTACTATTCTGGTTTCCGATGTGCAAATGAcaaggatatgcaaaattggataaaacttggtcttcccgtttatttgtgggctcggcaattttttttaggatccgtagactacacatgagcttgtatgtacagttgtAGCCACTGAATCAcaaaggatatgaaatgaaatttaaaatatagctcagatctggtcgtgattacagcgtgacagcccaggaacggtacattccggaatatatctcaaaattttagatacgtagttaagtgtaaacgaaaacactagcattaaatacaaggtttcagaggcaggggagtgaacggtagtgtggaataagccaaacgatacagcagaggtcccaaatcgacctgtaagcgagacggcagtgagctggcctggcgcgagctttgctacttgccgaagtcttgccggacgtgacgatacgtgacaaaacgctttgcacttctcgaatcaccctcggacactctccgaggtttcttacagctatcctaaaatcctcataaattcaggttaacgttttgagcactattaaaatactctagtcaaatttttgatacggtaagtggtgtgtggaagtggtactcgaaaatgttgcatatccctaaacAGAATAGTATGACTCCCTTCAATGCAAGGTTCGCTGCCGGGTTTTCAGTCGGGATTATTGAACGGTCACTGACTTGCAAGATGATTCACGAAGACAGCTCATGAGTATGGTATGGTGCTGACACTCGCCACACGCGGTTGGAAGAGCCTAAAGGAGGAGAGAATGGACATGTCCCCAATGCGAGTGCGTGAGTGGGTGGGCATACAGATTTTTTTGTGCCTACAGTATGCATGGTGTTGAAGTGGTACGTAGGGAAAGCATGAAAGTCAACGAGGACCGCCAAGTCAATAATAATGTAAAGATGAACAACCGAAGAAAATATTTGGCCATTTCCATCCTTACACCTCCTTGACTTTGACAGTACCACGGAGCAGACCAGTCTGTCGAAAAAGCAAGTCAGGAACAGTACATCAAAAACGAAGCAAGGTATGGCTTACCCGACGAGCGGCAATAAGACCGACTTTCTGACCGGGAACAGCAGAGCGGGCGATTGTCGATGCTTTTCCAATATGCTGGTGGTTACCGCCACCGTGAGGATGATCGACGGGGTTCATAGCAACACCACGAGTACGAGGCCAGCTGGAGAGCAGTCAGAGTCTGATATAGGAAATCAGATATCAACCCACTTGTAACGTTTGGCCTTGTATTTGTGATACGCTCTTCCGGCCTTGAGCAAAGGTTTGTCGATCCTTCCACCACCAGCGACGATACCAATTGTCGCCCTTGCACCACCAGCAATCGTCTTCTTTGCACCACTTGGCAGTCTAATACGGGTCTTGTTGTCATCAGGAGAGTGACCGATGACGGTAGCGTAGTTGCCGGATGTGCGAGCAAGAGCGCCACGGTCGCCTACTTTCTCTTCAACGTTGCAAACGATAGTTCCTTCAGGGCATTGAGAGATGGGAAGAACGTTTCCGACAGTGAGAGCAGCCTTTTTGCCACAGTAGACGAAAGCACCGGTGTGTAGGCCTTCAGTGGCGACGAAAGTCTCTTTGCGAAGCTTGTATCGGTAGGGGTCACGGAAAACTACACGGGCAAGGGGGGCACCACTAAGAAGGCGAAATCATGAGTTCGACAGCAAATTGTTTATAAACGGGCAAGGGGCGTACCGGCCAGCGTCGTGAATAATTTCCTTGACAACACCCCGGACATAACCGTTCCTCTCTGCAAAATCTAGGGCACGAAGTTGTGCGGGGGCCTTGTTGTGGTGGGTGtgcgatttgaactatatgtATTAGATTCCAAAGAATTGGTTGAATTTCGTTCAGAATGGGAAAGGTGGGGATGGGAACGTACGATTGCGTGCGAACGCCTCTGTGTTCGAATGACCCGACCCATTGTTTAATCTGAAGAGAACAAGAGAAGAATTCAGTGGAGGAACACTTCAGGAAAGGTATCAGGAGAAGAGTTGTGGATCGTCATCCAAAGTGTAAATCTGCGATCCAACAAGGAATCGCCGTATTTCGACACAGATTGTTATGGTTGCATACACGGGATCCGGAATATCTGTAACGAGGGATTTGAGGTATTAGAGAGACATACTCACCGTAAGTGTCTGGAGGATTCGACCGGACTTGAGATTTGGAGGGAGCCAGAAACTGGAGGTGTTGGCTCGTGGGAAT encodes the following:
- the RPL2 gene encoding 60S ribosomal protein L2, with protein sequence MGRVIRTQRRSHAIFKSHTHHNKAPAQLRALDFAERNGYVRGVVKEIIHDAGRGAPLARVVFRDPYRYKLRKETFVATEGLHTGAFVYCGKKAALTVGNVLPISQCPEGTIVCNVEEKVGDRGALARTSGNYATVIGHSPDDNKTRIRLPSGAKKTIAGGARATIGIVAGGGRIDKPLLKAGRAYHKYKAKRYKWVDI
- the RPL2 gene encoding 60S ribosomal protein L2, variant 2; translated protein: MGRVIRTQRRSHAIFKSHTHHNKAPAQLRALDFAERNGYVRGVVKEIIHDAGRGAPLARVVFRDPYRYKLRKETFVATEGLHTGAFVYCGKKAALTVGNVLPISQCPEGTIVCNVEEKVGDRGALARTSGNYATVIGHSPDDNKTRIRLPSGAKKTIAGGARATIGIVAGGGRIDKPLLKAGRAYHKYKAKRYNWPRTRGVAMNPVDHPHGGGNHQHIGKASTIARSAVPGQKVGLIAARRTGLLRGTVKVKEV